In the genome of Raphanus sativus cultivar WK10039 chromosome 9, ASM80110v3, whole genome shotgun sequence, the window ATTCCTGGAGCTAACATTCTCCCTCTTTTTATCTCAATGTGACTTCCCTGCTACCTGAAACACAGTCTACACTAAACACACAAAATCCTGACAAACGACTGGTTAGGAGAGTTAACAACCTCAATGAACACAGTTAGCAACCTCAATGAACACATCAAAAGATATCCTTAATTTCAAACGAGAAAACTAGGATAACACAGCCGATAGATAATAGAGTTCATAAGTTCATAGATTGCAAACAGAACAGCTAAAACAAGCTAAGACAGCAACATGATCATCAGTCAATGTCTTGGTCTTCTGAGACTGAGGTGCTCGCGATGTCTCCATAATCTTCCCCTGCAGTGAGGCACCATGAGATAAAAACAAATAGGAGTTAGTACAGTCAATCATTACCAAGCAACCTCCCCCAGTAAGGCCTTACTCTTGAGCCGAATGTGAATGGTTTCGAGTTTGGCAATGGCATGAAGAACGTCCTCCTCAAGGTTAGGGGCGCGTGAAACGATGCCATCCCCTAGTCCAGCCTTCTTGTCTTTGACCACAGCTCGTGGACACTCAATCAAGTCTTCATCACTGGAGTCAGGAGGTATGGAGCGTTGGGCAAGCAGGACCTGCTGAATCAGTGTGGGGAAGAGAATGCGACGAGTCTGCTCGGTCTTGATGTTCTCTGCCATGGACGTGATTTGATTGTAGACGAGCTTCCCAAAATCAAAGCGAGTGTGGTGATGGAGCATATAGACAAAGCGGAGACGCTCAATGTTCATTGCCGTGTAGGCGGTAGTGGGAATCCAGTTGGAGCACACGAGCTTGTAAAGGACTTGGTTCTGAGGAGTGAGATACTTGAAGCTCATATCTTCCCAACGCCGAACTCTCCCTTCTGATAAGAAACCACAGACCTCATCAATGTTCTCTTTCATCCAACTCGGTTCCTTGTCTTCTCCAGTTGTGCAGTAGATGGAGTTGATCAAGGAAGGTGAGAAATTCACTACTGCTCCTCTGACATAGACAGCTAATCCATCATCACGTTCCTCAGCATCCGGAAGATTGGCTATAAACTCTCTGACCACGCTTGGTTGGAATGGATCTACGTCGATGAGAGTGTAGATCAAACCTGACTGGAGCGCAACTTCCTTGACATCCTGAAGATCTTCATCAGAGAGAGGCAGATTCCATTGTTCCAGGAACTTTCTGTTCTCCAAGGAGTGATACCTTTCAGTTGCCGCGACGGATGCAAAGAGACGGTTGTAGGGTCGCTTAGAGGGCTTGAGAAGATCTGGATTTTCCCTGATTCTAGCTTGGAAGGCATCTCGGATAGTTGCATGTCTTATGTCCTTCGAGATTAGTTCAGAAGCCTCGGTTTCGTCGCCGGCTTGTGGAGGATTCTCAGTCGCGACATGTTCTGGAGTGACATCGGAGGTATCGTCATCTGGTTCGGAAGAGGAATCGTCGGCTGGTTCAGACTGTTCCCTAGGTGGAGTGCACCGCATGTTGCGACGAGAGCCTTTTCGTGAGTACTTGCGAGCACAAGATGTTGCGGGGGCTTGAGATGCAGTCACGGGATCTTGGGAGGGATTGCATGTCGTATCACCGGTCGACTGAAGACGAACACTTCTTCTTGGAGTCGACATTTCAGTGAGAGAAGAAGATCTCTAGCGGCGAAGAAGAGTGAATGTGACACAAGAGTGAAACCCTATTACACTTGTATCACCCGGTTGGTGGGCTTGAAGCCCAGTTGATAGTTATGGTATAGACGAGCCAAGAAGAGGACCCAATAATGCCTGGCCCAACAAAATGCTTGACTCATAAGTAAACCATTTGCACACTACAAGCATTGACACTTATGTTGGAAGAGCTTTGAGATTGGTACTTGGGCAGAGGAACACAACTGTACAACAAAAGAACCATGTTAGACTAGTGTAGCCGGAATTATATGACCACACATAGTGATGACTGGAGAAAGTAAGCAAGAGGTTCACAAAGAGGTTAAAGTCAAGGTGATAGTAGATGAAATCGATGCAGTGTCTCAGCTCTGGTATGTAGCTATTTCTCAGCCGAGTAACTGTCACACACCAGATTGCTAGGTAAGAATTCCAAGATTATGTCATGAACATCTCATCGATTGTAAGGACTGCTGCTCTGAGTTCACTCCTTCATCGTCAGTGAACATTAGTGAGAGTTTTAcctgcatttttattttgtattgccTTGGGTTTTATGGTTTCAACAGAGTCAGTGACATATCAAGGCACCTAGCATCACCAGATTCAAAGTATGATGATACCCTGACCCACGATGAGTGTCTTAACATGTTTGACACTGCCTTATCGGAGCAGTGATCGTCACAGGAACCAAAGTGTTGCAGCACCCTGTCCCACAACGAGTACTCGTCACATAAGGCCTTGTAGAGTGTAACACACATAGCTGGGTATGTGACACATGAGCTGAGTGTGTTTTCTGCTCTTCCCAATCCGGACAGTGATCGATGCTCAGACTCAAAATGTGTTGTCACCCAGTTGCAAGACGAGTGTCCTTCATGTTGGGCTTCTTACAACTGAGATGATCCTTGAACAAACTAGGAATCTGCACCTAGCAACTTGCTGAGACAAGGTTTTTAAAGATTCATGGAGGGATGGGATGACTTTAACCAGTTCGTGTACGCCTACTTCTCCAGTTTGTGGTCTGATTAGGCTGTGATGTCAACAATTCCCAGAGCCTTTCTGAGGCCTAGGAATACATTGAAGTCTAGCGGTTTTGTGAAGATGTCGGCCAGTTGATTCTCAGATGAGACGTGTTCAACAACCACAAGTTTCAATTCTACTAGCTCTCTGACAAAGTGGTGTCGCAGATCAACATGCTTAGTACGAGAATGCTGAATGGGATTCTTAGTCAAGTTGATCGCACTCATGTTGTCACAGTGAACCAGCATGGAGTCTGTGGTGTATCCATAATCAATTAACATTTGTCTCATCCAAAGGAGTTGAGTGCAGCAACTTCCAAGTGCTATGTATTCTGCTTCTGCTGTAGACAGAGAGACACAGTTTTGCTTCTTACTGTGCCATGCTATCATGTTGTTACCGAGAAAGAAGCATCCTCCAGACGTGCTTCGTCTATCATCAACACAACCAGCCCAGTCTGCGTCGCAATAGCCAGCCAGGTTCACATTGGTCTCAAAGGAGTAATGAAGACCGAAGTCTAAAGTGCCTTTCACATACTTGATCATGAGTTTCACTGCATTCAGATGAGATTCCCTTGGAGATGCTTGATATCTCGCACAGATGCTTACGCTCAAGCAAAGATCAGGTCGGCTAGCAGTAAGATATAGGAGACTTCCTATCATGGCTCTGTATAGTTTATCATCCACTTTCTTCCCTTCTTCATCACGAGACAGTTTAGTTGTGGTGCTCATGGGAGTTCTTGCCGTTTTGCTAGTTTGGAGACCAAACCTCTTCACCAAATTCTTAGCATAGGTACTCTGAGTGATGAATATTCCATCATCCATCTGCTTGATTTGAAGACCCAGGAAGTAGTTGAGTTCTCCTACCATACTCATCTCGAATTCCTTGGTCATGGTTTTCACAAATTCGTTAACCAATCGTTTTGATGTGCTCCCGAATATGATGTCGTCGACATAAACTTGAATCACAAGAATGTGTGAGTCGATGTCTTGAATGAACAGAATTTTGTCAACTCCTCCTCTTTTGAATCCAGTAGCTATAAGAAAGTGAGTCAAACGTtcgtaccatgctcttggagctTGCTTAAGTCCGTACAATGCCTTCTTTAATTTGTAAACATGATCTGGAAAGTGAGGATCCTCGAATCCTTTAGGCTGAGTTACATAGACTTCTTCCTGAAGTAATCCATTCAAGAAGGCactcttgacatccatttgatAGAGTTTGATTCTGAGTTTGCAAGCGATGCCAAATAATAGCCGGATGGACTCTAGGCGGGCTACAGGTGCAAATGTCTCATCAAAGTCTTCACCTTCTATCTTCGCATACCCTTGAGCAACAAGACGAGATTTGTTCCTAGTCACATTACCGTATTCATCGGTTTTGTTCTTATGTAACCACTTGGTGCCAATAATGTTAGCATCATCAGGTCTAGGAACTAATGACCAGACTTGTAGTCTCTCAAACTGATCCATTTCTTCATGCATCGATGCAGTCCAGAACTCATCTTCCAACGCTTCTTGGATGTTTTTTGGAACTATCTGCGAGATGTAGCAGTCTTCTTTTGCCATTTCACACAGGAAGGATGCCAGTTTGACCATTTCCTTGAAGTCAATTTGTTTCTTGCGTGTGACCCTTCCATCAAGAACTCTTCCTATAATGTCATCTGCAGAGTGATTCTTGTGTACTGTCGTTGTCGTTGGCAGTATCTGTTCCTCAACTTCGGagacttcatcatcatctcgaCTCGGAGGGATCTCAGTTTTGATTACTGGATCAATAGTTTCAGGTTCATGTGCGACACTCGTTGCAGGCAGTGTAGCATTTCTCTGGTAGTAGCCTACTTGATCATCAAAGACCACATTTACTATCATCAATTCGTTTTGTTCGGGAGTTGTAGACTCGAAATGCTGAGCTGTTTGTAAAGTATCCAAGGAACATGCCCACATCACTCTTGGCATCGAATTTTCCCAGGTTATCCTTGTCATTTAGAATGTAGCACAGACAACCAAAGACATGACAGTAACTTAGATTGGGCGTTTTTCCAGTGTAGACCTCGTAAGGAGTGGTGTTGGTCTTTGGCTTGATGTAAACCCTGTTAATGATATAACAAGCAGTGTTCACAGCTTCAGCCCAAAATCCAGATGGTACCTGATTGCCAGCTAGCATAGCTCTTGCCATTTCCTGCAGAGTTCTGTTCTTGCGTTCCACAATtccattttgctgtggtgtGCGTGGAGCAGCATACTGATGCTGTATTCCTTGATCATTGCAGAAGCTGTCGAAGTGTTGATTCTGGAACTCACCACCATGGTCACTTCTTATTTGGCAAATGCCTCCCTTTTTCTGTTTGAGTTGTAATGCAAGTATTCGGAAGCTGTCTATTGCATCAGACTTGTTCTTCAGAAATCTGACCCAGGTGAATCTAGAGAAGTCGTCCACAAGTACAAAGATGTATTGTTTGCCTGCTACACTGCTCGGGGTGATTGGTCCCATTAAGTCCATGTGTACTAACTCAAGGATTCGTTTTGAGTTGGTTTGAGAGACCTGTTTGTGCTGGACCTTGACTTGCTTGCCTTGACAGCAGGCTCCACACACTCCGTCAAAATTATCGTCAAGCGTAGGGACTCCTCTAATAACTTCAGCGCGCACAAGTCTTGAGAGACCATGAGTGTTCATGTGTCCCAGTTTTTTGTGCTATAGTTCAAGTTGGGATCCTTTAGCGGTTAGACATTGCCCTGTAGGCTTCCACATGTAGCAGTTGTTGGCTGAGCGATACCCACACAGAACAATGTTGTTCTTGTCGTCGAGAGCTTGACACTCTTTCTTATCAAAGATGACTCGTAGACCTTCATCACAGAGCTGACTCACACTGATGAGGTTAGCTTTTAAGCCATCTACCAGATATACGTTGATGAGTCGTGGAAGGTCTGCTCTCACAGTATCTCCTATAGCGCTGATCTTCCCTTGTCCTCCATCTCCAAATGTAACCTTGCCACCAGTGATCTCTTGAGCTTTTACAAGGTAATCAGCAGTTCCTGTCATGTGCCTTGAGCACCCACTATCAAAATACCAAGGAGTCTCATCCTGGCTTGTGCTATCAGAAGTGGTGTAGGCAACGTTTCCTAAGATCTGCGAGAAGTCATTTTCAAAGAGATCTTCTTCAAGAAATTCGTCTGTGACTGACTCATTACTGATCGTATGTGACACACTTTCGTTTGTACCGAAATCACAGATTTTTGTTAGTGATAGATTGCACATAATTTCCTTTCCTTGTCTCTGTTCAGTAACAAGTGGAATGTCAGGTAGTGGCATTTCAACTGGAGCAGCTGATATTCGATTCTTGTAGTTTAGATATAGATCCGACTTAGCTATCCAAACGCATCCAAATTTGCCAGGTTCAATATGCCAGCGATTTCTCATCCATGCTTCTTGATACTGCTTACGTCTAAAGTAGCAGTTTGAAACCATGTGACCAGGTTTACAGCAGAATAGACATCCGTTTCTTTTCTTCACAGGATGTTTCTGAATCACTGATTGAGAAGTAGGTCTTGGTGGTTTGCTCTTGTCAGGTTCAACAGTTTTAATAACTGCACTGCTTTTAACAAACCTTATCCCTTCGTTACACTCAGCTGTCTTTGAAGTAGTTCCTTGAAATCCAAGGCCCCAGTTGATTTTCGGAGATTGTCCCAAGGACAGAATGTGATCAAGAGTGTCTGATCCGGTATTGAGCATTCTGagctttttgtaattttctgtCAGTTCTCGTTGCAGTAAGCGACTTTTATCTAGCTCTTCACTCAGCAGCTGTTTTGTTTGGACAAAGCTTGTTTCAAGCATCTTCAGAGAGTAAGCTTGCTCTGAGATAGTTCTCTTGAGAGTGTTCTGATCTTCCTTCTCGGTCTCTATTGAGCCGACTTTCTCTGAGTCTGAGTTGTTCTCAGTTTGTTCAAGCTCTAGTATGTTCACTTGTGCCTTCAGCATAGCTCTGTCTTTAATCAGTTGTAGATTTTCGAGGCTAAGTTCCGTGAACTTATTGAACAAACTCTGGTATTCAACCTTTAGTCCAGTGCTTTCTTTCTCTGGATCTGCTTCAGACTCTGAGTCTGATTCTGAGCTTGATTGAGACTTAAGAGACTCATCCTTTTGATCAATTCTAGCTACAAAGTTCAGAAGGTGTTCTTTATGATCATCCTCACATTCTGTTTCAGCATCTGTGTAGCATATCAGAGGCTCGTGTGACACATCAGTCACGTTGACATGAGCAGAGAAGTTAAGCAGAAGTTCTTCGTTATCACTTTCATCATCGGATTCGGTATCACTGAAACAAATTAACGATTTGTCCTTCTTGAGGTTGTTTGGACACTCACTTCTGGTGTGTCCGTAACCTTTGCATTCTATGCACTTAAGCTCCTTTCTCTTGGTGAGAGGACACTCGTTACGATAGTGACCAAAACCTTCACACTCATGGCATTGCAACTCCTTTCGTCGATTTCCTTGAACAGAGTCATTTCTGTTGTTCTGAGAGGGACGATCACGGTCTCGTCCTTGGTATCTCTGATTAGTGCGACTTTGACCTTTTTCAACACGTTTCAGCATTTTGTTGAAGTTCTTGGCCATAAGAACCATGTTTTCTTCAATCTTCTTCACTCGTTCAACTTCTTTGGATTCTGCAGAAAAGGCGACTCCTTTCTGATCTTTAGATGATTCATCCACACGTTCCAAGTCATGCACCTTGAGAATACCTGCTAGTTGATCGAACTTCATCTCATCAGTGTTGACTGCAATTTTCAGTACTGCCTTGTAAGCTTCAAATCGAGGTGGAAGACATCTGAGTAGTTTTTTGACAAGTTTTTTCTCGTTATACTTCTTGCCGAGAACTGAGGCTTCATTAGCAATCGAACTAAGTTTCGAGATGAAGCTTCCAATTGTCTCATCTTCTTCCATACGTAGGTTCTCAAATTTAGAAGCCAAGTGATCAATTCTGGTGCGCCTAACACTCGTGTTTCCTTTAAAATGATTGATGAGTGTATCCAGGCTTCTTTAGCAGACTCACAGCCTTGTATGATCTTGAACTGGTCAAGATCCACAGCGGAAAAGATTGTGGTGAGAGCTTTAGAGTTAAACTTAGAGGCTGCTTTATCTGCATCAGACCACTTGTCCTTTGGTTTAGGCTCTTCTGATTCGTCATCCATGATTACGGTTGGAGCCTTCCATCCTTGTTCTACAGCAGTCCAAGCATCCTCATCAATTTCTCTTATGATATGACGCATCTTAGCTTTCCAGTGACCGAAGTTTCCTTCGTCCAACATGATCGGTTTCTGGAGAGCCATGAGTTCTTTCATGGTATCCATGGGTGTCCTTAGATCTCAACCTGTGAGTAGACTCTGCAAGTCCACagaggtgacccgctctgataccaaatgtaaAAACTAGTGGACACCAATTTCCTAAAGAACTTGTTCAATGCTCAAAACAACACTTGTTTTATTAAGAATCTCTTAGACAATCACAATCTGACTTGTCTAATTCGAATTACACAACGTCCTCCTGGACTTGACACGAACCAATTCCTAATCTACCCAAGGACATGTCGAGCTACTCTTCCCCTGTCACAATGATCCTATGCGCACTGCTGAACACTTTCAAGCACACGCTTTCTAAACTCTAAAACCCGTAACGAGGCCAACTGCCTCTCACTTCCTTATATACCTTAGGTGCAATCTTCTCTTCCTCATATCTTGCAACTGAAGATCCTCCAAGACTTATCCTCAAGTCACGATCTTCCTGTTACAGAATCTTCAAGAAGCTTATCTCCCAAGCTTCTCTCAACAACACGTCATACTTATCCAACTTAACTTGAACCGGTATTTCACACACCGAACCGGCTGCGTAACACATCTCTCGGGTATTTCACATACCAACTCAGCTGCGTGACACTTCACTGCTTCACACGAGCTCAGCTCCATTCCTGGAGCTAACAGATCTTTCGTTGGACATCGGTTCTGGATCATTAGCCACGCGAGGAAGTTTTGTCGCGGGATACCATAGGAGCTCCAAATCATTGATGACCAAGGAACAGTTGGGACATCTCCTTTAAGATAAGTGTAAACCGAGCCAGTAGAGAACTTTTCCTCAATTTTTCCATTAATCTCCCATTCAAAATAGTCCTCACACTGCGATAGGGAGATAGTAGTGAGATGTATCTGAACGACCAACTGATTTTCTGTTCTAGCAGGAGGGAGAGACCATCTACCCTCGGAGTATAGGGATGCAACCGTTGCAGATTTCCGGATGCCTAGTCTTGATACTTCACCATTGAGGAAAGAGTTAAGGTTGCCATATGGTGACCAGTTGTCGAACTAGAAGCTCGTTGAGTTCCCATCACCTAAGCGACGCTTGATCAAAGGGTAACAGAGATCTCTTGTTTTAATGAGCTTATTCACTAACCATGAGTATGAGGAACTGGGTTTGATTGACCAGAAGTTGCTGATATCTCCTTTTAAAATGACTTCTTTAAAGTAGGCTGCCCACACCGATGAGGGACGGAAGAAGAGCAGCCACATCAACTTCAGAGAACAAGCCCGGTTCCAAACAAGTAAGTCTTTAACTCCCAACCCACCCTGTTCCTTAGTGAGAGTGACTCTATCCCATGCTACTCTTGCAGAATGATGGCCCTCGCTTTGCCCTGACCATAAGAACAATCCACAGAGAGAATTTATCTTATTAACACAAGCTTTTGGCAGGATGAAGGATGAGCACCAGAAGGTTGTTATTCCAGAGATAACTGTCTTGATCAGTAACAGTCTCCCAGCAAACGAGAGGGCTTTTAATGACCAGGAGGAGAACCTAGCTTTGACCTGTTGAAGGAGAGGCTCACAATTGGCAAGGGTTAGTTTCTTGGTACAAAGCGGGACACCAAGATATTTCATCGGTAAGGAGCCACACTTCATCCCCGTAGAAACTTGTATCGCTGATGTTTCTGCCTCCGTAAGACCTGAAGCAAAGAAACTCGTTTTCTGGTAGCTAACCGCCTGAACCGATTCGATGGAGCCTTCAACAAAAATCAGTAAGTCATCGGCAAAAGACATATGTGTGAGCTTGATCTTCCTACAGTTGTGATGATAGTCCATATGCCCTTCCGAGACCATTCTGTTGAGCATTTGGGAGAGACAATTCATGGCTATAACAAAGAGGTAAGGGGACAGGGGGTCACCCTGTCGAAGTCCCCGTCTGCCCTTAATAGCCATTAAGCGTTCCATTGTATCCTAATGTGAAGTTTGTGGTGCAGATGCAAGCTTTGAGCCAACTGATGTAGAGAGGAGGAAGACCTAGACCATCCAAGCAAGAGAAAAGGAAGTCCCAAGACAGTGTGTCAAACGCTTTGGAGATGTCCACCTTGAGGGTAACCTTTTTCTTTCCCTTATCTCTGTGATACCCATTTACCAACTCACTCGCTACGACTGTATTTTCAATCAGTAGTCTGCCTTTAACGAATGCTGTCTGGTTGGGTAGGATAAGCGCCGGTAAGATAGGCTTTAAGCGAGCTACCAATAGCCTAGAAATCACCTTGTAGATAGTATTTAGACATGCTATAGGCCTGTAGTCAACTATACGAGAAGCTCCTGTGAACTTGGGCACAAGCGCTAGGATAGTTGAATTGGTAGTGGCAGGAAGGAAAGAAGAGTAGTAGAAGTGATGAATCGAGTTGATGACCTCTTCCCCAATGATACCCCATGACGCCTTGTAAAATCCCGAAGTTAGGCCATCGGGTCCAGGCGCTTTGTTAGGGTTTAGCTTGAAGAATAACTTTTTAATCTCTTCCCTCGTTGGCAAAACTAACATGTCTATTTGTTGTTGCAGGGAGCAAGTAAAACGACAAAGAGCTCTGAACCAATCTGGATAGGAACGTATGGCAGGAGGTAGAAGCACAACCGGACCAAGCACCGACGTAAAATGTCTCACCGCATGGATACTCATCTCCATTGGATCAGTTATTACAGCACCTGAGTCAAGGAGGAAAGACTTGATCGCATTGAAGCACACGAGTTTGTTCGTTTGGACATAATTCAGTTTCCGGTCTAAGGGTTGTTCGTTTGTCCATCTGTCATTGTCTATTCAGATggtcaaataaaataatttatttagatatttgTAAAACTATTCGTTTCTCtgttaaaataaatcatatcaTCTGAATGATAAAACGAACAGGTCCTAAATATATATGATGTGTTTATAGATAACAAAAGAACTTTCGAAAAAGATTATCTAGCTATCGAGGTCaatatatttgtgattttttcgTTTGTGGTCCTGAATATCTTAATAGTCACTTTTCTTTAACACTGAATAGTCATTTTTACACCAAAACAgttctttgacaaaaaaattaggTGTATTGAAATGTTGGTGCCAAGGTTAGGTGTACTGAATGTTGGTGCCAAGATTAACTTAGCTAGTAGTAAGTTTAGGTTCAGTGAatgtttaaaattgatttagttACCTATGCAGCTAGGTGTTAAATCATATTCCCTATCTGATATGATGCTTTAGGGATTTtcgtttatataaaaatatttatttatttttgtcaattttaaattattattttattattctagAAGCACCTCAAAATTATTGAAGAGTTTTGACTAATTtcttagattcttttttttcatgTGTATCTTGTTAGtcaactgattttttttaaatagaactgtttgtttttagtttttaaaaacttCAGGAGAATTCTCACCATTATAGATGCTCTGAAAgttcaataaattaaaaattaacatatgcaatttaaaaaattatttattttgttgcaAGTCTTATAaaaaacttcaatttttttttctttttttcacagTTAACAAAAATTTTAACTATTATGACATATCAGTTTATATATCCCCTACCTCCATTGAGTTTATATTATTACATTTTGCGGTCATCCAAGTTActgtaataaatttataaattaataatgttaagattttaatttttattaatatataaaagttatttttaaatatatatatatatatatatatataatttattttatgtataaatatgaaaaatacttaatgtattgtttaaattttattgagatatgttttatattgtttttatttgttgttttggaTAAATACGGTAAATATAAAAGCATttgtaaaataacaaaaacaactAGTGTATTAATAGAGACTAAAAATAGTAAAGATAAGTTTCACTATAAATGAGAAAAACaaactatacaatatatttatataaatgttacaaacactaattattaatttattcttATATTAggaccatatatttatatagaattattaaaaaatattatttattattttatcaaattgtATCAAATTTTACACTGatccaataattttttttattagtttataatacTTATTAATTtgtagattattaatttatagaatttaaacCGTAGTAAAAATAAAAGCCACCCAGCATTTTAAAACTCATCATTAATACATAGATTTGTTGTAAAATAaagtaagaaaagaaacaaataaaaaaaagaaaaagatcccctgatttgaccaaaaaaaaaaaggaagaaaaaaacatccCCTGTAAATCTGGCAAAACCCCAAAATCATTTCCCACTTTACTTTTCTCATTTTTCCTCCCCAAAGATGGCGTCAGAGACAGACCAAAGCTTCAAAGATCTTTCATGGTTCCTCCAAGCAATCAAAGATCCACAACTACAAAACCGCTTCAACCTCCAAACCCTctctttctcctcctcctcctccgtcaaAACCACGCATTGTCAGCTCCTCACATCCACCTCCATGAACATCAACGTCACCAGAGACAACCTCGCTTCTTCACTCTCCCAGATCTTCATCGAGCTAGCAACGTCTCTAGAGACCCAAACATCTCTCAGGAACCTGGAGTTCGAAGGAATCACGTGGGACGACGACATC includes:
- the LOC108833078 gene encoding uncharacterized protein LOC108833078; protein product: MDTMKELMALQKPIMLDEGNFGHWKAKMRHIIREIDEDAWTAVEQGWKAPTVIMDDESEEPKPKDKWSDADKAASKFNSKALTTIFSAVDLDQFKIIQGYETIGSFISKLSSIANEASVLGKKYNEKKLVKKLLRCLPPRFEAYKAVLKIAVNTDEMKFDQLAGILKVHDLERVDESSKDQKGVAFSAESKEVERVKKIEENMVLMAKNFNKMLKRVEKGQSRTNQRYQGRDRDRPSQNNRNDSVQGNRRKELQCHECEGFGHYRNECPLTKRKELKCIECKGYGHTRSECPNNLKKDKSLICFSDTESDDESDNEELLLNFSAHVNVTDVSHEPLICYTDAETECEDDHKEHLLNFVARIDQKDESLKSQSSSESDSESEADPEKESTGLKVEYQSLFNKFTELSLENLQLIKDRAMLKAQVNILELEQTENNSDSEKVGSIETEKEDQNTLKRTISEQAYSLKMLETSFVQTKQLLSEELDKSRLLQRELTENYKKLRMLNTGSDTLDHILSLGQSPKINWGLGFQGTTSKTAECNEGIRFVKSSAVIKTVEPDKSKPPRPTSQSVIQKHPVKKRNGCLFCCKPGHMVSNCYFRRKQYQEAWMRNRWHIEPGKFGCVWIAKSDLYLNYKNRISAAPVEMPLPDIPLVTEQRQGKEIMCNLSLTKICDFGTNESVSHTISNESVTDEFLEEDLFENDFSQILGNVAYTTSDSTSQDETPWYFDSGCSRHMTGTADYLVKAQEITGGKVTFGDGGQGKISAIGDTVRADLPRLINVYLVDGLKANLISVSQLCDEGLRVIFDKKECQALDDKNNIVLCGYRSANNCYMWKPTGQCLTAKGSQLEL
- the LOC108824675 gene encoding uncharacterized protein LOC108824675, producing MNCLSQMLNRMVSEGHMDYHHNCRKIKLTHMSFADDLLIFVEGSIESVQAVSYQKTSFFASGLTEAETSAIQVSTGMKCGSLPMKYLGVPLCTKKLTLANCEPLLQQVKARFSSWSLKALSFAGRLLLIKTVISGITTFWCSSFILPKACVNKINSLCGLFLWSGQSEGHHSARVAWDRVTLTKEQGGLGVKDLLVWNRACSLKLMWLLFFRPSSVWAAYFKEVILKGDISNFWSIKPSSSYSWLVNKLIKTRDLCYPLIKRRLVSRLGIRKSATVASLYSEGRWSLPPARTENQLVVQIHLTTISLSQCEDYFEWEINGKIEEKFSTGSVYTYLKGDVPTVPWSSMIWSSYGIPRQNFLAWLMIQNRCPTKDLLAPGMELSSCEAVKCHAAELEDRDLRISLGGSSVARYEEEKIAPKVYKEVRGSWPRYGF